In Notamacropus eugenii isolate mMacEug1 chromosome 1, mMacEug1.pri_v2, whole genome shotgun sequence, one genomic interval encodes:
- the LOC140519838 gene encoding inositol monophosphatase 3-like isoform X2: MAALGRRLPRPALALLLLLLAACGFLVLPSLLSAAGGGQQLDLRELLALSVAAAEAGGRRVRAVHEAGPDLQQRTKGQTQEGAEELLTAGDLQSHRCMASLWASTFPGIRVISEEHDEAALDLSEPWDGKIPLDIQEMVPSGQTVSMESVTIWIDPLDATQEYTEGLLSYVTTMVCVAVDGKPVIGVIHKPFSGFTAWALVGHGANVSARDSYDKKSPRLIVSRSHAGTVRTFSQKAFGTNVNIIPAGGAGYKVLSLLNLNTAEQPDQADAYLHITFIKKWDICAGNAVLSALGGHMTTLDGKDIDYLDSPGNKEGLIASVGLDHLELVKKVSGLEEQALSILRHGLPGVVPEDD, translated from the exons ATGGCCGCTCTGGGTCGGCGCCTCCCTCGCCCGGCCTtggcgctgctgctgctgctgctggcggCCTGTGGTTTCCTGGTGCTACCGTCGCTCCTCAGCGCGGCGGGCGGAGGCCAGCAGCTGGATTTGAGGGAGCTTCTGGCGTTGTCAGTGGCTGCGGCCGAGGCCGGGGGCCGGAGGGTGCGGGCTGTCCATGAAGCCGGGCCGGACCTGCAGCAGAGGACCAAGGGCCAAACCCAGGAGGGCGCAGAGGAGCTGCTCACCGCGGGAGACCTGCAGTCCCACCGCTGCATGGCCAGCCTGTGGGCCAGTACCTTCCCTGGCATTCGG GTAATTTCTGAGGAGCATGATGAAGCTGCCTTGGACCTTTCAGAACCTTGGGATGGAAAGATCCCCCTGGACATCCAGGAAATGGTCCCAAGTGGCCAGACAGTGTCTATGGAGAGTGTGACCATCTGGATTGATCCTTTGGATGCTACACAGGAGTACACAG AGGGTCTCCTGTCTTATGTGACCACAATGGTGTGTGTGGCAGTGGATGGGAAGCCGGTCATTGGAGTAATCCACAAACCCTTTTCAGGGTTCACAG CTTGGGCACTGGTTGGACACGGAGCCAATGTTAGTGCCCGGGATTCATATGATAAGAAGAGTCCTCGACTCATTGTTTCCCGATCCCATGCTGGGACCGTGCGTACCTTTAGTCAGAAAGCTTTTGGGACCAACGTGAACATCATCCCTGCTGGGGGAGCAG GGTATAAGGTACTATCCCTCTTGAACCTCAACACTGCTGAACAACCAGATCAAGCAGATGCTTACCTCCACATCACCTTCATCAAGAAGTGGGACATCTGTGCAGGGAATGCAGTGCTGTCAGCCCTAGGGGGCCACATGACCACCCTGGATGGGAAGGACATTGATTATCTGGATTCCCCAGGAAACAAAGAAGGGCTGATTGCCAGTGTGGGTTTGGACCACCTGGAACTGGTGAAGAAAGTCAGTGGTTTGGAGGAGCAG GCTCTTTCCATCCTACGCCATGGCCTGCCTGGAGTGGTTCCTGAAGATGACTGA
- the LOC140519838 gene encoding inositol monophosphatase 3-like isoform X3, whose amino-acid sequence MAALGRRLPRPALALLLLLLAACGFLVLPSLLSAAGGGQQLDLRELLALSVAAAEAGGRRVRAVHEAGPDLQQRTKGQTQEGAEELLTAGDLQSHRCMASLWASTFPGIRVISEEHDEAALDLSEPWDGKIPLDIQEMVPSGQTVSMESVTIWIDPLDATQEYTEGLLSYVTTMVCVAVDGKPVIGVIHKPFSGFTAWALVGHGANVSARDSYDKKSPRLIVSRSHAGTVRTFSQKAFGTNVNIIPAGGAGYKVLSLLNLNTAEQPDQADAYLHITFIKKWDICAGNAVLSALGGHMTTLDGKDIDYLDSPGNKEGLIASVGLDHLELVKKVSGLEEQTVC is encoded by the exons ATGGCCGCTCTGGGTCGGCGCCTCCCTCGCCCGGCCTtggcgctgctgctgctgctgctggcggCCTGTGGTTTCCTGGTGCTACCGTCGCTCCTCAGCGCGGCGGGCGGAGGCCAGCAGCTGGATTTGAGGGAGCTTCTGGCGTTGTCAGTGGCTGCGGCCGAGGCCGGGGGCCGGAGGGTGCGGGCTGTCCATGAAGCCGGGCCGGACCTGCAGCAGAGGACCAAGGGCCAAACCCAGGAGGGCGCAGAGGAGCTGCTCACCGCGGGAGACCTGCAGTCCCACCGCTGCATGGCCAGCCTGTGGGCCAGTACCTTCCCTGGCATTCGG GTAATTTCTGAGGAGCATGATGAAGCTGCCTTGGACCTTTCAGAACCTTGGGATGGAAAGATCCCCCTGGACATCCAGGAAATGGTCCCAAGTGGCCAGACAGTGTCTATGGAGAGTGTGACCATCTGGATTGATCCTTTGGATGCTACACAGGAGTACACAG AGGGTCTCCTGTCTTATGTGACCACAATGGTGTGTGTGGCAGTGGATGGGAAGCCGGTCATTGGAGTAATCCACAAACCCTTTTCAGGGTTCACAG CTTGGGCACTGGTTGGACACGGAGCCAATGTTAGTGCCCGGGATTCATATGATAAGAAGAGTCCTCGACTCATTGTTTCCCGATCCCATGCTGGGACCGTGCGTACCTTTAGTCAGAAAGCTTTTGGGACCAACGTGAACATCATCCCTGCTGGGGGAGCAG GGTATAAGGTACTATCCCTCTTGAACCTCAACACTGCTGAACAACCAGATCAAGCAGATGCTTACCTCCACATCACCTTCATCAAGAAGTGGGACATCTGTGCAGGGAATGCAGTGCTGTCAGCCCTAGGGGGCCACATGACCACCCTGGATGGGAAGGACATTGATTATCTGGATTCCCCAGGAAACAAAGAAGGGCTGATTGCCAGTGTGGGTTTGGACCACCTGGAACTGGTGAAGAAAGTCAGTGGTTTGGAGGAGCAG ACAGTTTGCtga
- the LOC140519838 gene encoding inositol monophosphatase 3-like isoform X4 gives MAALGRRLPRPALALLLLLLAACGFLVLPSLLSAAGGGQQLDLRELLALSVAAAEAGGRRVRAVHEAGPDLQQRTKGQTQEGAEELLTAGDLQSHRCMASLWASTFPGIRVISEEHDEAALDLSEPWDGKIPLDIQEMVPSGQTVSMESVTIWIDPLDATQEYTEGLLSYVTTMVCVAVDGKPVIGVIHKPFSGFTAWALVGHGANVSARDSYDKKSPRLIVSRSHAGTVRTFSQKAFGTNVNIIPAGGAGYKVLSLLNLNTAEQPDQADAYLHITFIKKWDICAGNAVLSALGGHMTTLDGKDIDYLDSPGNKEGLIASVGLDHLELVKKVSGLEEQEIL, from the exons ATGGCCGCTCTGGGTCGGCGCCTCCCTCGCCCGGCCTtggcgctgctgctgctgctgctggcggCCTGTGGTTTCCTGGTGCTACCGTCGCTCCTCAGCGCGGCGGGCGGAGGCCAGCAGCTGGATTTGAGGGAGCTTCTGGCGTTGTCAGTGGCTGCGGCCGAGGCCGGGGGCCGGAGGGTGCGGGCTGTCCATGAAGCCGGGCCGGACCTGCAGCAGAGGACCAAGGGCCAAACCCAGGAGGGCGCAGAGGAGCTGCTCACCGCGGGAGACCTGCAGTCCCACCGCTGCATGGCCAGCCTGTGGGCCAGTACCTTCCCTGGCATTCGG GTAATTTCTGAGGAGCATGATGAAGCTGCCTTGGACCTTTCAGAACCTTGGGATGGAAAGATCCCCCTGGACATCCAGGAAATGGTCCCAAGTGGCCAGACAGTGTCTATGGAGAGTGTGACCATCTGGATTGATCCTTTGGATGCTACACAGGAGTACACAG AGGGTCTCCTGTCTTATGTGACCACAATGGTGTGTGTGGCAGTGGATGGGAAGCCGGTCATTGGAGTAATCCACAAACCCTTTTCAGGGTTCACAG CTTGGGCACTGGTTGGACACGGAGCCAATGTTAGTGCCCGGGATTCATATGATAAGAAGAGTCCTCGACTCATTGTTTCCCGATCCCATGCTGGGACCGTGCGTACCTTTAGTCAGAAAGCTTTTGGGACCAACGTGAACATCATCCCTGCTGGGGGAGCAG GGTATAAGGTACTATCCCTCTTGAACCTCAACACTGCTGAACAACCAGATCAAGCAGATGCTTACCTCCACATCACCTTCATCAAGAAGTGGGACATCTGTGCAGGGAATGCAGTGCTGTCAGCCCTAGGGGGCCACATGACCACCCTGGATGGGAAGGACATTGATTATCTGGATTCCCCAGGAAACAAAGAAGGGCTGATTGCCAGTGTGGGTTTGGACCACCTGGAACTGGTGAAGAAAGTCAGTGGTTTGGAGGAGCAG GAGATACTGTGA
- the LOC140519838 gene encoding inositol monophosphatase 3-like isoform X1, with protein MAALGRRLPRPALALLLLLLAACGFLVLPSLLSAAGGGQQLDLRELLALSVAAAEAGGRRVRAVHEAGPDLQQRTKGQTQEGAEELLTAGDLQSHRCMASLWASTFPGIRVISEEHDEAALDLSEPWDGKIPLDIQEMVPSGQTVSMESVTIWIDPLDATQEYTEGLLSYVTTMVCVAVDGKPVIGVIHKPFSGFTAWALVGHGANVSARDSYDKKSPRLIVSRSHAGTVRTFSQKAFGTNVNIIPAGGAGYKVLSLLNLNTAEQPDQADAYLHITFIKKWDICAGNAVLSALGGHMTTLDGKDIDYLDSPGNKEGLIASVGLDHLELVKKVSGLEEQFAEMERALDLELEFCCHHLIPVCDLGQIT; from the exons ATGGCCGCTCTGGGTCGGCGCCTCCCTCGCCCGGCCTtggcgctgctgctgctgctgctggcggCCTGTGGTTTCCTGGTGCTACCGTCGCTCCTCAGCGCGGCGGGCGGAGGCCAGCAGCTGGATTTGAGGGAGCTTCTGGCGTTGTCAGTGGCTGCGGCCGAGGCCGGGGGCCGGAGGGTGCGGGCTGTCCATGAAGCCGGGCCGGACCTGCAGCAGAGGACCAAGGGCCAAACCCAGGAGGGCGCAGAGGAGCTGCTCACCGCGGGAGACCTGCAGTCCCACCGCTGCATGGCCAGCCTGTGGGCCAGTACCTTCCCTGGCATTCGG GTAATTTCTGAGGAGCATGATGAAGCTGCCTTGGACCTTTCAGAACCTTGGGATGGAAAGATCCCCCTGGACATCCAGGAAATGGTCCCAAGTGGCCAGACAGTGTCTATGGAGAGTGTGACCATCTGGATTGATCCTTTGGATGCTACACAGGAGTACACAG AGGGTCTCCTGTCTTATGTGACCACAATGGTGTGTGTGGCAGTGGATGGGAAGCCGGTCATTGGAGTAATCCACAAACCCTTTTCAGGGTTCACAG CTTGGGCACTGGTTGGACACGGAGCCAATGTTAGTGCCCGGGATTCATATGATAAGAAGAGTCCTCGACTCATTGTTTCCCGATCCCATGCTGGGACCGTGCGTACCTTTAGTCAGAAAGCTTTTGGGACCAACGTGAACATCATCCCTGCTGGGGGAGCAG GGTATAAGGTACTATCCCTCTTGAACCTCAACACTGCTGAACAACCAGATCAAGCAGATGCTTACCTCCACATCACCTTCATCAAGAAGTGGGACATCTGTGCAGGGAATGCAGTGCTGTCAGCCCTAGGGGGCCACATGACCACCCTGGATGGGAAGGACATTGATTATCTGGATTCCCCAGGAAACAAAGAAGGGCTGATTGCCAGTGTGGGTTTGGACCACCTGGAACTGGTGAAGAAAGTCAGTGGTTTGGAGGAGCAG TTTGCtgaaatggaaagagccctggacttggaattagaatTCTGCTGCCACCACTTGATACctgtttgtgaccttgggcagatcacctAA
- the FNDC11 gene encoding LOW QUALITY PROTEIN: fibronectin type III domain-containing protein 11 (The sequence of the model RefSeq protein was modified relative to this genomic sequence to represent the inferred CDS: deleted 1 base in 1 codon): MPQGHHSNRLFSLASPGSLGRLATLQPCGSALLPRLRQVPRVPSLQSPEKMSFGAMDLGLNRMKLGSPQSLQSLEEEQQLETEAWRTYTDRRNILREFLTSDLSPHLLKRHHARMELLKKCSYYIEILPKHLALGDQNPLMLPSTMFQLIDPWKFQRMKKVGTAQTKIQLLLLSDLLEQLDRGRAKLVALLESHDTLPFLSCWDTVEQRLADLSAVMDNFLAMMVPGRLHIKHRLVSDIGATKIPHIRLMLSTKMPVMFDRKESVAHHDWASLRWFVTIQPAVPEQFELRFKLLEPRSQQERVQCGVIPVASCTFDIRNLLPSRTYKFTVKRAESYTLVYEPWRDSLTLKTKPAPPEGAHTPESRASLACP, from the exons ATGCCCCAAGGTCACCATAGCAACCGCCTCTTTTCTCTGGCC AGTCCTGGGAGCCTGGGGCGTCTGGCCACACTCCAGCCCTGTGGCTCCGCTCTGCTTCCGAGGCTGCGGCAAGTCCCTAGGG ttccctcattgcAGAGCCCTGAAAAGATGAGCTTTGGGGCAATGGATCTGGGCCTAAACAGGATGAAACTGGGCAGCCCACAGAGCCTCCAGTCTCTAGAGGAGGAGCAGCAGCTAGAGACTGAGGCCTGGAGGACATACACAGATCGGAGGAACATTCTCCGGGAGTTCCTGACCTCGGACCTGAGCCCCCACCTCCTGAAACGCCACCATGCCCGAATGGAGCTGCTAAAGAAGTGCTCCTACTACATCGAGATCCTCCCAAAGCACCTGGCCCTAGGTGACCAGAATCCCCTAATGCTGCCTAGCACCATGTTCCAGCTTATTGACCCCTGGAAATTCCAGCGCATGAAAAAAGTGGGTACAGCCCAGACCAAAATCCAGCTGCTTCTGCTCAGTGACCTACTGGAACAGCTGGACAGAGGGCGGGCCAAACTGGTGGCCCTTTTGGAATCACATGACACGCTCCCCTTCCTGTCTTGCTGGGATACAGTGGAGCAGCGGCTGGCAGACTTGTCAGCAGTGATGGACAACTTCCTAGCCATGATGGTGCCAGGCCGTCTGCACATCAAGCATCGtctggtgtcagacattggtgcCACCAAAATCCCCCACATACGGCTGATGCTGAGCACCAAGATGCCAGTGATGTTCGACCGAAAGGAATCAGTGGCACACCATGATTGGGCAAGCCTGCGCTGGTTTGTGACAATCCAGCCAGCCGTGCCTGAGCAATTCGAGCTCCGCTTCAAGCTCCTGGAGCCCCGGAGTCAGCAGGAGCGGGTGCAATGTGGTGTCATCCCAGTGGCCAGCTGTACATTTGACATCCGAAACCTGCTGCCCAGCCGCACCTATAAATTCACAGTCAAGAGGGCTGAGAGCTACACACTTGTGTATGAGCCGTGGAGGGACAGCCTCACCTTGAAAACCAAGCCAGCACCCCCAGAGGGGGCTCACACCCCAGAGAGCAGGGCCAGCCTGGCCTGCCCCTGA